The nucleotide sequence GGTGAGTTTGCTGATTACTCTCCCAGTACTAAAATTAATTGCCTAGATTGGAAAGAAAATTGGATCACACGGCCGTTAAAGCAATTGATGGAAATGTTTCTGATTACAAAGGTTGATGTGATTTAAAATTATTTAACGGACAACAGGTACATCATTTTCACTGATAAATACCAGAACAGACAAacatcatttttcttattattgcaCAACAGAAAATTGATCAGAGGACCAGCCAACAAGCAACATATGCAAAAGCATACTATTGTATATAGATTGTAAGAGCGACAGGGCAGGAAGTTTACATTGATTTCCCTGTTTGCATTGCCAACTAACAGCAAATTATTGTTCACCTGCAATAAAGTGTTTGAAAGGAACCACCAGTAAATATATGATACGAGAGATAATTTATGTTGGTTATTGTAAAAGGAATAGTGACTTATTAGCACTGCAGATGCAGGCAAAAAGCATTGGTGAAAGGAATAGGAAAAAGTAACAATCATACTTTTCTGCTAAGTTTGGACTTACGGGATGAAAGCAGATGCATAGCTGGGAAGAAACTCCATATACGACTCTGATACAAGTGCCTTTAGAGATCTCCCACACTCTCACAGTTTTATCCATGGAGCATGAAGCTATGTACTGGTTATTAGATGAAAAATCAAAATCTGTAATGCCGTTAGAATAATAATAAACTCAAGATACGGGAATAGACAGGAAAGTACAGCTTGAATTGATCATGCTTCGCTTACATTCACAAAGTACATACAATATCATATCTTTTCGAGTCTTGCACTACCATTTTAGCTATCACAAGCCCAAATTCATTTAGTTATAGTATTACTTCTGTGCATAATGATTCTATATGCTCAGCACTAGGGTTTGTCCTCTTGACCAGAGCGGAATGTATTATTTATAACAGGAAACCACAATTAACGAATCAGTATGTTTGCTAAATGTGACAGCAGTAGAACCAAAAGCTTTGGGCATGCATAGCAAGCCTTCATTAACTTGCATGAGAACTACAAAGTTATTTTGTAATATTACATGGCCTAAGTAAGTAGTTCTTGGTTACTGAGCCCATAAACACCAGGAGATGGCACGACACAAGGGACATGGTCCTATGCAGATTTTATGCACATAGGAATGTATGCTACTAGGTGGAGATCTCAGTTTTCTTAGCCCTTGAAACCAAATAATTTGTTGAAAGTAAAAGTGAAGGTAGATATACAAAAAAAAGATAGTTTTACAAATACGATTAAGTGGTCTAACCTGTGATATCTTTTGAATGTCCTGTTAATTTTTGAAGAACAGAGGGTGGCTCAGAAACCTGGCAAACCGTCAAACTGCCATCGGATGAACCATAAGCAAGCAGATCTGAATTCGTGCGGCCAAATTGCAATACGGTAACTGCCAAGGGTAAAATCGATACTATTCAATTAGCTCATAGGAGAATACTTCATCATTGACACAGAAGACACTGTCTAGCATGACTACGAGCAAATAACCTGATGCTTTGCAATTGTCAAAGATGCAATGCATTCCAACAAACGAGTACGCAGGTTCGGCGAATCTGACATGGCGCTCAGGTTCACTCTGCTTTGAGCTGACACTCATGGTGCGGCTTAACTTACCGCTGTTACTTCTGAGGTCCTGCGGCAAAGAAGTACATCAGACTTCACGGCAACATGTGTACACACACTTCTTCAGGAACAGAACAAGCTTCATGGGAAAAGCTAGAAGAACAAACCCTGATAGAACTCCAGCTGTCTGCTTCAGAAAATGTAGTAGGGCTAGCAAACCACCTCCCACTGGTCAACCAGAAAGCCGAGGATGTTAGATTTCACCCTTCACATCAGACTTCATGCTTAAACGATTGGGCTTGAGAAGAAACTAGCGGACAAGCATAAGCAGTACTTCGAATTTACATTAATTACAGCACCGTACACAAGCTTAGCAACATTTTGATCTCGTTTCGTCTAAGGTAGGGGCGTGTCAGGCGACTGAAGCTCAGAGCAATCAGAGGCGTCACCTGTTGCTGGGCGTGCTGTGGGCGCTGCTTGAGGCGGCTTCGATACGGCGGAGGAGGAAGTTCCGGTAGGCGACGTAGCCCTTGCCGTTGCACCGCCACTCCTGCAGCATCCCCATGGCAATCCATCCAATCATACATTGTCCCCAGCGCATGAAAACGAACATGATGCCAATGGCAGGAGGAGGGATCTAAGGGCGGGTACCATGCGGTGGTTGAGCGCGGAGGAGGActtgcggcggaggaggaggcggcggagggcggcgtagTCGGGGTCGGGGcgggaggttgaggaggaggaggtcgggggCTGGAGGACGCAGCTGAGGAAGTCGGGGTCCGTGGGCCGGGAGGGGGCGGGGCACGGCGACgccggggcgggggcgggggcggaggcggaggcggtggcCGTAGAGTCGTCCGCCATTTCCGCGgccgcgtgcgtgcgtgcgcgccgGCGAGCTGGCGCGCGCGACGGGGAGAGATCAGGGAAAGGGGCGCTTTGGATCTCGGGCGGGCGTACGGGGCCTGAGCTGGCAAAGTGTTTTTTTTTTCACTTGTTTTTCCTATTTTTCTTGTCCGTGAGCACAACGGAGTTGGAGTGTCCGGCTCGTGCTCCTGTCCAAAGTCTAAGGGGATGTTTGGTTTCACGGACTTTTTTTTTGTattgagactagaaaaagtccttaGCAAACCAAACAGGGTAGACTTTTTGGAACTTTTTGTTAAAAGTCCTTAGAAACACTTTTTTGAGAGTCTTTTCCAAAAAgtcctagggactagaaaaagtcttagaactagagaaccaaacacaccTAAATCTGGCTTGTCTCCGGGGAGACTTGCGGCGTATTTGCTTGGGAATCGAAAATCGTGCATATTTGAAGCATTTTGGGACTTAACCAAGTCTCGGTCAAGTAATATAGTAtgtagaaagaaaaaagaaaaactgaaaaaaatGTACGAATCTCCAGGCAAAATTAAAGGAATATAACATCGAGACATAACGAAGTctaagtcgactgagacttaacaaaACTGTTTCGAGAAACTTTTCCGACCTAATAGCGCAATTTTTAAATTAATGCGAATGGACTATCGTTCTTGCCTCTTTCCTCCTCCACAAGAAACTACTCTCAGCGAACTAGGGTTTCTCCACCTCCCGTCCGTGCCGCCACCGGGCCACCTCGCCTCCCATGGCCTTTGGGCCGTGGAGGTGCAGAAGACCCCGACACCTCGCTAACGGGAGGGGTCTCGCTCTCGTTCTTGTTTGCTTCAGCGTCTTGGTTGTGACTGTACGGTGACGGCGATGTCCCCTAGTAGAAATAATGTCTCACATGTTCGATTTTCATTCTGATGGTGCGTCTAACTTCATTGGAGGACATGTGGTGGTGTGTCTTCatcggatctcacgggattcgattGGTGCTAGTATTTAGTAGATCTGTTCGGATCCATCTTCATTCATCTTCGGGTGTGTGTCTATAGGGTCCTTTCGATCTACGCTTCTCTTTATCGACGGCGGATATTGTGTTGgtgctgtcgtggttttgtcacggcagatgtcctagtgtgaggacttagttatggggccatcgcaacgtagttagcttaaaggggttaaagcgggacaaaggacgcaaggagttttatattggttcggccccttgcggtgaaggtaaaaacctaatccagttgtgatggaattgctagggtttcgaagaccagggagcgaatacgctttgcgtggctctcgatctgttgtctttTTTCctccctaaaccgccgtcgggtcgtccctttatatacacaggttgacgcccaacgGTTTACAGAATCTCGGccagctcataatcgtgtccgcCTCGGTTTCTACCAtttcttatcttacaatacaagttatacatcttatggcggtttacatctacaggccctaatccgcctttgggccttgggccttcttgtTAAACCTCCTTCGTAAAGTGCCTTGCCTTTGTGGGCTTAAATAGGAATAACTCACCATAagtataatccggcccctcctgggcggtttatacttaatagttatatccccaacattagatcccaaattgatttgaaccggttcatgtcaattttTAGTATTTAGAAAAATTCCTTATTTCAACACCTGCTGAAAaaccttgtaaaccgccgtgacgtcatctccgAGACCATAATAATTCGTcgtgacgtcatctgccattaGCTTTACACCGATCCCAAATCTTTTAGTGTATCTTCTTTAATGaatttccgaaaatcgaggcgtctgcaTGTCTATAGATCCGTTTTTTGACCTCCTCGATTCTCGTGTGTGTCGCTTAtcccttcaccttataaatagggtcgGGGGTCATTTTCACTTTTCCCCTCGTGCCTCTCAGCCTCattgtcttcctcgcgtcgccccaGCACCTCAAGCTCCACCGGCGCCGTCGAACTTCGCCTCTGCATCAACTTTGGACGTTGCATCACCCTGAACGTACCAGAGAATCGCGGCGCCTCTCCGTTGTTCCTTCAGCACCAGTAAGCCTCCCTTTCCTCCACCGTAGATCCAGTTCTAGGGTTTGAACGTTCCTCGGTGTTCGTCGGCGCTCATCACTGCGCTATAGTTCCCTTGATTGAAACCTCAATATTCAACATGTATAGCAATGGCCATAGTTCTTTTTCATCAGTACATCTTGTTTAAGCAAAAAACTTCAAATCTGAATCCAATCTGAACCTTAATCCACTGCTTCGGTATCCATGTTTGAGGTTTGAATATATTTTCATTTCCCGACCTGtgatagatccaaaattatagtgCCAACTTGTGAAACATGTTTTTCCTTTACTTAGTTACTTCATATATGTACCTTTCataccaatataggcggtttaacctttagaaaatgataacccgccaggtaccattagtcccctcatAAACCGCCAATCGCTTTATCATTGTAATTCTGATAGCATCAACCTCCGGTTTAACAATTTTGCATGCTTGAACACCTTTCGTCCCTTAACCTGCAACGGTTTATGcttgttgaaagatcgtggatgtcgcctagagggggggtgaataggcactttaaaataattacggtttaggcttaaacaaatgtggaataaaactagcgtttaatttgtcaagcacaaaacctaaaacaactaggctcacctatgtgcaccaacaacttatgctaagtaatataaacaactatgtgatagcaatatatataacatgaaacactatggctatcacaaagtaaagtgcataagtaaagggctcgggtaagagataaccaagacgTGCGAAGACGACGAtgtcccgaagttcacacccttgcggatgctaatctccgtttggagcggtgtggaggcacaatgctccccaagaagccactagggccaccgtaatctcctcacgccctcgcacaatgcaagaggTCGTGAtgccactaagggacccttgagggctgtcaccgaacccgtacaagtGGCAACCCTAGGGGGCgatcaccaaacccgtacactttggaaacccttggggcggtcaccggtacccgtcaaattgctcagggcgatctccacaacctaattggagaccccgacacttgcccggagctttacactacaatgattgagctccaaacaccaccaaccgttTAGGGCGCCCAaccacccaagaggaacaagctcaatggtaccaagcacccaagagtaataagcttctcaacttgtaacttccacgtatcatcgtggagaactcaaaatgatgcaccaaatgcaatggcaagggcacacggtgtgcccaagtccttctctctcaaatcccaccgaagcaactactgctagggaggaaaatgagatctagatccaaggggttccccttacatagaggagaaagtgattggtggaaatgtggatctagatctcctctctcttttccctcaaaaactagcaagaatccatggagggattgagagttagcaagctcgaagaaggtcaacaatgggggaagaaaacaagctcaaaggataaggttcaatggggaagaagacccccttttataggacctcccgaatccaaccattatgtgctcaggtcgtgcacaagcggtactaccgcttggaggagcggtactagcGCTTAGCACGGCcaaaacagcccaacgagagagAGAAACACGAGTTGTAGTTCTGCTAGAGAGATAGTACCGCTCTGGGGAGAGGAAGTACCTCTTATCactcataagcggtactaccgctcgggtggagaggtagtaccgcttaccgcttataagaggtactaccgctctactACCACGAAACTCGACACGAAAAGACGCATCCCCAGAAGCAGCGGTAGTACGCGTGGCATAGGGCCGCGGTACTGCCGCttacaagtggtactaccgctctagggagcagtactaccgcttgaggcTTTCAGGAACACAACAGAGAAAACAGAGGATGCAATAAAGCCTGAACTGCCACAACTTCTACATAAGACCtccgaattgagaaaactcaagcttgttggaaacaagacgacgagtagcatcaaaacagcgaggggaggtatgcctaacaaatgaAGGAaagaaacctccaaccgagaagaaccgtcataacctccaacatcgaaaacatcatagaagatgcaagtgaactccgttttcgatgaactcgagcaagtgaactccgttttcgatgaactcgagcttgtcatcaagatgaccataagctccaaaactcataaagagaaccaaataagaaccaagaaagatgatgcaaggatgcaatggtttgagctctctacgaacgatacggtCAAGCTACTCATCAtcgagccccccttgatagtacggcaatcgatcctataacctggtctcctaactaccaccatgagaccggaaaaatagaaaacctatcaagggcaaacctttggcTTGCACATGggccacttgagctagatgatgacgatcttgactccctcaagttggaccacctttcttgattgtgttggctcgatgaagactagttgattgctccccatactccactatgggtgagccactcttccgcacatcttcataaatccattgttaccacaatggacggcaagcttcaagaatttgatctcttcatgatgctccacttgaacttgcacaccgcaacctaatcccacaaagaactctcacgaagaccatgggttagtacacaaagcgtaattgacaatgcttaccataccatgggatcacttgatccctctcggtacatcttctacgctttgtgggttgatcaacttgattcactctttgacttagtcttgatcaacctttcacaagaccaatctttaggtaattccttgaatagcaccttggtcgacacaaactctccttgaaaccaacacatgta is from Triticum aestivum cultivar Chinese Spring chromosome 3A, IWGSC CS RefSeq v2.1, whole genome shotgun sequence and encodes:
- the LOC123062229 gene encoding WD repeat-containing protein 13 → MADDSTATASASAPAPAPASPCPAPSRPTDPDFLSCVLQPPTSSSSTSRPDPDYAALRRLLLRRKSSSALNHRMEWRCNGKGYVAYRNFLLRRIEAASSSAHSTPSNSGRWFASPTTFSEADSWSSIRDLRSNSGKLSRTMSVSSKQSEPERHVRFAEPAYSFVGMHCIFDNCKASVTVLQFGRTNSDLLAYGSSDGSLTVCQVSEPPSVLQKLTGHSKDITDFDFSSNNQYIASCSMDKTVRVWEISKGTCIRVVYGVSSQLCICFHPVNNNLLLVGNANREINAINFSTGRVISKLTCDNAVTALDIDHTGQLIFAGDAQGYIYTISVNSHTGSLSRTHKNKSCKSKSSITTIQYRTFSLVARCPVLLSCAQDGNLYFFSIATNSHGYLTLICSLKLASPVQNIRASFCPLLSLEKGEFIVTGSGDSNVYFYDLARPKNSCVNKLQGHGSPVMGVAWNHGENLLASSDSDGTVIVWKRAKTN